CCCACCAGCGTTGCTGAAGGAAAGGCCGTATTAAATCGCCTGAAGGGACATCTTGCAAATCGACAAGAGGCGAAACGAGCCAAGGATGCCTTATTGGCATTGATTCCTGATTCCAAAAAAAAAGCAGCTGAAGCACATCCTTTTTTACAGGGGTGGGGAAAAAACAATATGGGAAAGTCAACGCCTCCATGGTTTGCCGGAGGGTTTTCCCACACCAATGAAATTGCAACTGAGCACAAGCGATTGTTTCCGGAAATTGACCGTGAAGCCGACTTTCATGAGTTTCTCCAAATACCTGGATTCACTAAAGCCTTTGATCACTATTGGGGAAAACCACCAAAGAAGCGAACCAATAAAGAAACCCGGGCACTGATAACGATTTCTGCGATCTGCGCCTTCGGCTTTAAAATGAACGACACGGTCATCAGGCAAAAACTGGCGCAGACACTTTCACAAGAGTTCCATTTCTCTCTACAAACAACCGAGGATGTCATGACGATCGCAGACCATTTGGATAAAAGGAAAATGGAGCCAGACCAACTCGCCGTGCGATTAATCACCGACGCCAGCCCAATCGATGCCAAATCAATCGCCGAGCTCTTACCCAGAATCAGTCAAGGACAGGATGAACAATGGGAGAAATTTCTTTCAGCCTATCGCTGGATGGCTCCGGAATAAGGTCCGGGCGAATCAGGTATTTAACAAAATCCCTGTCCCATCATTCGGAGTATGGCCGGAGTTAATGATGATCTTTCCTTCGCTCTTCAAAGTAGCTTGCAAGTCCAGTAACTCGAACAGGGCCTCCGCCACAACTTCGTTCTCACGGATTTCAGACAAGGCTTCACCAACAACCTTGGGACGAACTGCCTGCGCTTTCCCTAATCGGCGTGAAGCCTCTTTCTCTGCATTGGAACGAATGATTGCGACACGATTCTCCCCGTCCTGGCGCATCGAAGCCGTCACTTGCCTCAATCGGTTGACAACTTTTCTTTCAATTTCCTTAATCATGCCTTCGTCTCTAAAAGCGACTTTACGGATGTAGGTAGAACCAAGCGTGAAGCCCCACTGCTCTGATGTTGGTGAAACTTCAGTGCGCACTTTGCGTGAGAGAGCATCACGGTCCTCAAGGAGTACATCAAGCTGCAGATTGGAAAGCTGCTTAATCACCGCCGTGGAAACATTGGCCGACAAAGACCGAACGGGATCTGAATTTTCAAAAAGATAAGCCGTGGGATTACTGATGTAGCATTCATACCAAATCCCTACTCCCATCGGTGCACCTTCTTCGGAGTTAACCAACTGATTCCGAAGGTAATACTGATGAATAGTTGTTGATACCGTATAAACCTTACCAAAGTACGGAACAAGAAATGCCCGAGGTCCCAATTGAGTAATTGGCAAGTTGATACCAGGTTCTTCCATCGTACCGATGACTTTTCCAAAAAGTGTATAAACCAGCACGGTCTTTTCCGGAACAATGCGCCAGAGTTGCAGCTGACCACCGAGCTTGTAGATAGCAGGTATCGCAATAAGGGTTAAAATGATACCAACGATAAAAGATATAATAAATGACATGGCGTTTATGAATTCTTTGCGTTCAGAGTAATGATGGTTTGTGCCGCTTTTTCACGAAGTGGCAATGATGCATTCCTGATATAAGAATCCAGTGCCTCACGTCCTCCAGTTGCATGCATCCTTGAAAGTGTTTCTGACAATTCAAGTAGAGGAGCCGCTTCAGCGTTTGCTTGATTCTCTGCGATTTGCACGGCCTGCTCCGCCATTTTTAGCGTTTGATCAGCCTCGGCCTTTGCCTGTGATATTTCAGCAGCAACATTATTACTAGTCGTATTGATCGATGCGAGTGCTTCATCCACTTCGGGTGGCGGGTCAATTGTCGTAATTAGCGCAGCATCCAATTCGATCCCATAGCGAGCCGCCGTCTTCCTGCTGCTGTCTTCCATATACTGATTGATCGTGGAAACGTTTTTACGCAGATCATTAATGGAAATGCCTTCCGTCAGCTCCATCTCTCCATCTTCATGTTCGTTACTGAACGTGGCAATGCGGTCTCTTAAGACTGAAATAAAATATCCCATGATGTGTGCTGTTGGATTCTCAACCGCAAACACATAGGCGTAAAGATTACGCTCAGAGGGTCGCCAACGAATCTGCCCTGAAATCTCAACAGTCAGATTGTCTTTCGTGACGGAATCGATCGAACTTTGGGCAATATCAGGGTCCCAGGTAATATTCGTTGTCTGAATCGTCATATCGACCTTGATCAACTTTTGCCACGGCCACTTAAAGTAAGGACCGCCTGGCTTTATGACTTGAATCACAGGATAATTGTAGCGCAGCTTTTCTTCATCTGAAAGAAGCGCACCCAACTCAGGATCATCAATTGTTGATTTATTGCCAAGGCGTTGCGCTCGCCCGAAGGAAGTGAGCACCCCTCGTTCCGTGGGCCCAACAGTATAAAACCCGTAGAGAAAGACAGCAACCGCAGCGATAACCATCCCGATTAATAATACAGCTATTTCCATAGTTTGATTGGTTTGAGATTTGGCAGGATAATGAGCCTATTTAGCCTCTCTGTCACGAAAATCCTGACACACTACTCTCCTCCACATTCGCCACTTAGAATTTCGCATTACCGATTCGATCTACCGATCGAATCGGGATCACTCTGGCCCAACTACAACTGCGACTACATGTTCCGGCTTGAAAATACTTCTAGCATGTTCGGCCAGGCGCTCAGGTGTTACAGCCGCCAGTCTTTCATCATAATTTTTCCACCCATTGAGCGGTTGGTCATATAGGGCATTCAAAGCTGCCTGCATACTACGTGAACCTGGAGATTGTAAACTCTGGCGTTTCTGAACAGACATGCGCGTCAAGCAAGCCTCCAACTCACCTTCTTCGAAGTTCCCCCTGCATATACGATCAATTTCCCCAAGGATCTCTTTGGTCACCTCATCCGTCTTATCCGGTTGGGTTCCGGCGTAGAAATAGAACATTCCGGAATCGAGCCCAGGCACACGACTGGAGCCAACATAGTAGGCCAGCCCCCGCTCTTCACGAACGCGGTTGAAGAGTACAGATGACATTCCACTGAAAACTTCATTCAAGACGTCACTGACAATAAAATCTTTACTGCGAACACCAACATCGGGATAACCGCGAAGGACCACTGCTTGTTCGCGTTCCATGGTTTCCTTAACCTCAATCGTGGCTTGAAGTTCAGCTTGCAAAACCTCGGATGCTTTCTCGCGTTGATGCACCTGACCAAGAATTTCTCGAAGCTTTGGCGCCAGATCATCACTTTCAAAATACCCGCTAACAGACAGGACAACCGAATCTCCATTCAGTTGTATTTTCCTAGCTGCTTCAATATCGGCAATCTCCAGCTTTTCCAAGTCCTCGATCACGCCCAGATAATCAATAGCGTATGGATGTTCGCCAAAAAAACGACGACGCAAAAGTTTCCGCCCGCGATCAAGAATCTCATCATTTTCTTCGCGAATGGAAGCGATCTGGCCAGCCTTCTCGACCTCAAAAGTACGCTGATCCATACGAAGATGGTTCAAGGACTGATCAAGCAAATCGAGCGCCAGAGGCAGGTCTCCGGGAAGCACTTCAATACTGAAGCCAAAAGTATTATTTCCAATAAACTCAGAAAAGCTCCCTCCAATTGATTCAACTGCTTCAGCCACTTCTTTTGCATTCCGCTTTTCTGTATCACGAACCATCAGCGAAGCAAGGATTCCGCTGATGCCGCGCTGGTCCTGAGGCTCATGCAGAATACCGCCAAGGCAAACCAAACGCATATGCACTTTGGGAAGTTCGGCCCCCGGTTGAAGCAGAAGACGCGCTCCGTTGCTCAAACGCTCTTCTGAGAATAACTGAACATCATTGGCTTTTGAACTGAGAGCAGCCGCTTCTTTCTTCTGGTCATCAGGAACCAATGAAATACTCGTTTGCCGATCGGGATGAAGATATTCTTTGGCAACACGGTTGAGCATCTCCGGGCTGACCTGTTCCAATAATGCCAAATGCCTACCAGGATAACCAAGGTCACCTAAGACGACCTCAGCTGCCCCAAGACGGGCAGCCTGACCACTCATGGTTTTGCGTGCATTGATCTCGCTAACGATTGACTGGTTAACGGCCTTACGAACCGCACCTTCTGGAAAAGCCATGGTTGTTGCCTCGTCGAGAACTGCAGCCACCTCAGCTTCCACCGGTTCACGCTTACCAGGATCACAGGCATAGCCGACCCATAACATCGCCTCCTTACCAGGCGTCCAGCAAGAGGCATCGATCTGATGAACCAGACGTTTCTCTTCACGTAAACGCTGCCAGAGGATAGAGCTTTGGCCATGGCCAAGCGCGTGGGCGAGAATTTCCAGAGCTGGAAGATCAGGGTGCCCCAGCCCGGGGACACGATAGCCCAACATTCCACGCTCGATCTGATAATCCCCATACAAGCGATCACTCCGTGCCGCAAGCTGAGTTGGCTCATCCGGAATGTAGATGGGCGGACAGGCAGCTCTCGGTGCTTGGCCAAAATGCTTCTCAGCCAACTCAAGCACTTCTCCCTGCGACAGGGAGCCAACCACGACAAGGGTGGCATTATTCGGAATGTATCGCTGACGATAATAAGTCCGTAAGGCCTCTACATCCACTTGCTCAAACTGCTCTTTCCAGCCAATAACCGGATGCTGGTAAGGATGTTTATGATAAACTGTTCGGGCAAAGCCATGAAATAGCTTTCGATCAGCATCATCCTCCCCCATGGCAATTTCACGCAAAATCACATCACGCTCGGTGGCAAAACCATCATCAGCCAAACTAGCGGAAAATGTCATATCCCCCAATATGTCAAAGGCAGTTTCGGCAGACTCGCTCGGGACATCGATATAGTAAACAGTCCGGTCGTAAGTCGTATAGGCATTGATGTAACCACCGGCCGCATGCACCTCCCGGCTGATGTCGAGAGGATCACGACGAGACGTTCCCTTAAAAAGCATATGCTCAAGGAAATGTGAAAGCCCGGCTCCCAACCATTCTCCTTCATGAATACTCCCAGTCTTAACCCAAACCTGAATCGAAGCCAGGGCAGCACTGTGATCCGCTTTATGGATAACCGTCAGACCATTGGGTAAGGTAAAACGAGTCGCCGGATCACGGGTCAACGCATCACGCACAGCATCGGAGGAGTCAGCTTTAGAAGAGAGCATAGGGAATTATAAAAGAATTTAGTTATTCGAATCACTTCGCTGTGAAGCCGGCCTGAATGGCGCCAAAAATGCATCTTCAAAGTCATAAGCACCAGCAAAGTCCTCTTTCCTATCACTTTCGGTTCTACCAAGCACCCCTGCCTCAACCAGGTGGAAAACGATATCGCCGAAATCCTCACAACGCCTGACACCCCAATTATTAAGAAGAGTGAAGGCCATAGGACCATACTGTTCCAGAGCAAATTCACGAATGCCGGAAAGCAACTCCTGCCCAGTCACGTGGTTCGATGAACGCTCGGGCGAGTCCTTCAAGGCTTTGATCGTATGGTCCAGTCCCTGGCGCACAAAAAAGTAAGCCCCTTTCTCAAACCGGGGGTCATCGTTGCGAATCGTGTCAACGACATCAGAAAAACTCGTTGTAGACATCAAATAAAGGAATGCACCCAAATGCAAAATTGCAAAAAGCAAATGGATGTAATCGGAGATTATTTTGCACACTTAACTTCAAGCGCCCTTTTTATTTATTTTCCACCCCGAAACGAATGGAATATGGAATATATTAATTCCTTTTCACCCTCATTTTTTCGTCTCTAACATAAGAAGAACCTTACAAGACCTGATCGCGGCCGAAAAAACGCTTACACTGAATTACAGCATGTTCATGCATACTTGAACCAGCAAATGACATGCAAAGGTCTTTGAGAATGACCGGGCGCATGCCTGCTCGCATCACATCGATCCCGGTCTGGAGGACACACATGTCTGTATCCATGCCGCAAATGTGGATTGTTTCGCCAGGTTTGGCTGCAAGAAAGGTCGCTGCATCCTCTGTGTAAGCTGAAATGAATGATTTCCTAGTCACATGAAATTGATTCTGCAGCAATCCGTCGGTCTTAATTGCGAGTTCGTGCCCGGTTGAACCAACCTTGGCAGGTGCCCATTTTTTTAGCCTAAAAAACATCGAATTCGGATCCAATTCAATCTGACTCGCAACTACACGCTGAAAATGCGGCATCATTGCATCAATCCCCGAAACCACCGACTCTGTGTTTGAATTCAGGAACTGCTTTTGCGTATCGACAACAATCAGCCGATGGCACTCAGAGACGTGTAGGCCTGGATACGGATACATGACTGAAATGGAGATACATAATTTTGGCCGACCATCAACAGAGAACTCAATGAGGTATGCTGGATGGAAGATCCATGAAGCATGAGGATCCCCCCAGAAGGGATTGCCCATTACTGGCACTAATATGTAAGTCCACTATTCATACTAACTGAAAGCCAATTGCATCTACGAGAACGGTTTGAGTGAAAGCGTTTGCTATATGACCTGATAATGATGAAAAATCTTACCAGTAAAATTTAAAAGCAGTCAATGAAGGCACTTGAATCGGAATCCATGGTTTCCAATGGCAGCCCTGTCAATCTCAGTTCGACTCTCGCGAATTCAGAAGTTTTTCTTACTTTCCAGTCTGCATACAAGAATCTGACAGGCATGAGCCTATGGCTGAAATCCAGCTCCAAAGACAGCTCATCTTGTGGCAAATGTGAGGAAGCCAATCCGTTTTGCTATTTGCTTTCCGCTCACAAAAAGTGCTGTCGAGAATGCCTTGGTTATCAGACGCACGGAAAACAGAACCCAGACCGAGCGGCGAATACCAATCGATGCTTTGCCGGAATTTCAAACACGCAAATTCCAATCTCGAGGAATGAGCGCACCATTGGTTGCTTAAGCACCGGTTTTGTCTCACTGGATGATCAGGAGCCTGACAACTTTCAAAAAATTAAACGTAAGCTGAGGGATGATGGCATCGATGCAGACATGCCTTCACTGGAAAAAGCCTGGAAGCAAACCCAGCTCATTCAAAAGTCAGACTACGACTCCAGCATTCAACTCGCTTCCACTTTTGCCAACCATCTAGCCATGATGGCTGAACATGAGGTGCCCAACTTGATGTTAGCAACCCGGAGCAACTGCAACCCTGCCCTGGAACGGGCTATAGATTATATTAAAGCACACTTGCAGGATCCACTTTCACTCGATGAAGTAGCGAATGCTGTAAACATCAGCCGATGCTACTTCAGCCGGCTTTTCAAAGAAAAATTCGGAGTCAGTTTCACAACTTATGTCTCCAGCCTGAGAGTAGAACAAACAAAACAGCTGCTCATCAGGTCCGATCTCAGTATCACAGAAATCGCCTTCAAGGTTGGGTTCCAATCGATGTCCCAGTTCAACCGAACATTCAAGGACTTCGAACAGCAAACTCCGAGCACCTTTCGAAAGAGAACAAAAGGTAGCGGCCAGCGTCCCCGCTGGACATCTGTAGATTAAGAAAACGCAATGTCCGGCGAGGACTCCGGACACTACCCAATACAAGAAAGTCGATCGAATCCTCAAAACCTCCAGACGACGTCAACCGTTGTGCGGTTCTCCATGAGATTTGTGTTACTTTGTGTCAATGGGATCTCAAAGGCAAAGCCAACATCAAGTGAATCCAAAGGACGTACTCGGAAACCGAATCCAAGCGTGACAATGTCATGCTGGTCAGAATTCGATGCCCCAAAGTTGATCAAATCGCCTCCCTCAAACGTAACAATACCTGGCACTGCTCCACCAGCCTGCGCAGGATAACGCGGAGAGCCATTGCCAGTATCAACCACGTGGAATGTATTCAACTCAACCAGTGGGAAAAAGAAATCCTTCACATTGTAGCTGGCGTGCCAGCTGGTGTTAATTTCCTTACTGCCCGAGTCGTTAAAGGGCAGAATCGCGCCAACCTGACCGATGACTTGAATTTCATCCCAAATCTTGATGAATGAAATCGACGGTGTTGCAGCAGAATAGTTCCCACCCTGAAAGACACCACGGCTACCGGTCGGAAACTCAAATATTGCCTTCAGCGCAACAGCCAGTTGGTCTTCCGGGTCATAATAAAAAGCCCATTTGGCGCCAGCAGCCAAGTTGGCAAAGCCGGAATCACTCGTCAGTGTGCTATCAGGATCAAATACAATATAGCCGTCCTTGGCTGCGATCAACGAAATGGTTTCATCCAACGCAAATTCAGCCTGGACTGCGTAGACCTGAAAATTGCCTCCTAATGACAAATCACCTGCCGTGGTGCTGATAGAACCAGGCATGTTCTGGTTAATAAAGAACGGATGTATGTTCGACATCGGCAAGGGCAAATCAAAGTAAACCGGATTTGTAATCGGCCTGATCGCATTGCTAAAACCTTCATCGCTCGATGTTACTTCAGTTTGCTCGAAATTTTCATTATCTGTCCTTGTCGGATCACTTTGAGCCCAAGCCACGGAACCAAGCAGGCAAACCAAACACGCCAATTTCATGTTATTATAGATTTTCATATTATGTGCATTCTTTTGCAGTTTAGTAATCAGTTAGAATTTCTTTCACATTACCTGAGAAGTGCTTCAACGAGATGTCCCCATACTTCCCAGGATTGGAAACGAGCCGGGACAAGTCATTATTAGATCTGGTTTAGCGAAGTAATTAATAAAGCACATCTTATCGTGAATCCCTCCACTTTCCTCCGCATTTCTTGCTAAACCTTCGGTCAATATTTGTCATTTGTCCTGGGATTATCAGGGTAGATGAAATGCGCTTTGCCACAGAGAAATGCTTGCGGGGAGAAGTGCTATTAACATACTGATGTACAACGATGTCCAAAAATCCCAAAGCCACTGCCGATTCGGTCGAGAATATGACCGAACATAAGACAATCGACGTCAACAGCCTGCCCGAATGGCTGAAGGAGTATTCACAGTATGCCTCAACCTATAGAGAAGACGAAGCCCTTGAAC
The Rubellicoccus peritrichatus DNA segment above includes these coding regions:
- a CDS encoding SPFH domain-containing protein, which codes for MSFIISFIVGIILTLIAIPAIYKLGGQLQLWRIVPEKTVLVYTLFGKVIGTMEEPGINLPITQLGPRAFLVPYFGKVYTVSTTIHQYYLRNQLVNSEEGAPMGVGIWYECYISNPTAYLFENSDPVRSLSANVSTAVIKQLSNLQLDVLLEDRDALSRKVRTEVSPTSEQWGFTLGSTYIRKVAFRDEGMIKEIERKVVNRLRQVTASMRQDGENRVAIIRSNAEKEASRRLGKAQAVRPKVVGEALSEIRENEVVAEALFELLDLQATLKSEGKIIINSGHTPNDGTGILLNT
- a CDS encoding SPFH domain-containing protein — translated: MEIAVLLIGMVIAAVAVFLYGFYTVGPTERGVLTSFGRAQRLGNKSTIDDPELGALLSDEEKLRYNYPVIQVIKPGGPYFKWPWQKLIKVDMTIQTTNITWDPDIAQSSIDSVTKDNLTVEISGQIRWRPSERNLYAYVFAVENPTAHIMGYFISVLRDRIATFSNEHEDGEMELTEGISINDLRKNVSTINQYMEDSSRKTAARYGIELDAALITTIDPPPEVDEALASINTTSNNVAAEISQAKAEADQTLKMAEQAVQIAENQANAEAAPLLELSETLSRMHATGGREALDSYIRNASLPLREKAAQTIITLNAKNS
- a CDS encoding pitrilysin family protein produces the protein MLSSKADSSDAVRDALTRDPATRFTLPNGLTVIHKADHSAALASIQVWVKTGSIHEGEWLGAGLSHFLEHMLFKGTSRRDPLDISREVHAAGGYINAYTTYDRTVYYIDVPSESAETAFDILGDMTFSASLADDGFATERDVILREIAMGEDDADRKLFHGFARTVYHKHPYQHPVIGWKEQFEQVDVEALRTYYRQRYIPNNATLVVVGSLSQGEVLELAEKHFGQAPRAACPPIYIPDEPTQLAARSDRLYGDYQIERGMLGYRVPGLGHPDLPALEILAHALGHGQSSILWQRLREEKRLVHQIDASCWTPGKEAMLWVGYACDPGKREPVEAEVAAVLDEATTMAFPEGAVRKAVNQSIVSEINARKTMSGQAARLGAAEVVLGDLGYPGRHLALLEQVSPEMLNRVAKEYLHPDRQTSISLVPDDQKKEAAALSSKANDVQLFSEERLSNGARLLLQPGAELPKVHMRLVCLGGILHEPQDQRGISGILASLMVRDTEKRNAKEVAEAVESIGGSFSEFIGNNTFGFSIEVLPGDLPLALDLLDQSLNHLRMDQRTFEVEKAGQIASIREENDEILDRGRKLLRRRFFGEHPYAIDYLGVIEDLEKLEIADIEAARKIQLNGDSVVLSVSGYFESDDLAPKLREILGQVHQREKASEVLQAELQATIEVKETMEREQAVVLRGYPDVGVRSKDFIVSDVLNEVFSGMSSVLFNRVREERGLAYYVGSSRVPGLDSGMFYFYAGTQPDKTDEVTKEILGEIDRICRGNFEEGELEACLTRMSVQKRQSLQSPGSRSMQAALNALYDQPLNGWKNYDERLAAVTPERLAEHARSIFKPEHVVAVVVGPE
- a CDS encoding Minf_1886 family protein, whose protein sequence is MSTTSFSDVVDTIRNDDPRFEKGAYFFVRQGLDHTIKALKDSPERSSNHVTGQELLSGIREFALEQYGPMAFTLLNNWGVRRCEDFGDIVFHLVEAGVLGRTESDRKEDFAGAYDFEDAFLAPFRPASQRSDSNN
- a CDS encoding cysteine hydrolase family protein, coding for MGNPFWGDPHASWIFHPAYLIEFSVDGRPKLCISISVMYPYPGLHVSECHRLIVVDTQKQFLNSNTESVVSGIDAMMPHFQRVVASQIELDPNSMFFRLKKWAPAKVGSTGHELAIKTDGLLQNQFHVTRKSFISAYTEDAATFLAAKPGETIHICGMDTDMCVLQTGIDVMRAGMRPVILKDLCMSFAGSSMHEHAVIQCKRFFGRDQVL
- a CDS encoding helix-turn-helix domain-containing protein; translation: MKALESESMVSNGSPVNLSSTLANSEVFLTFQSAYKNLTGMSLWLKSSSKDSSSCGKCEEANPFCYLLSAHKKCCRECLGYQTHGKQNPDRAANTNRCFAGISNTQIPISRNERTIGCLSTGFVSLDDQEPDNFQKIKRKLRDDGIDADMPSLEKAWKQTQLIQKSDYDSSIQLASTFANHLAMMAEHEVPNLMLATRSNCNPALERAIDYIKAHLQDPLSLDEVANAVNISRCYFSRLFKEKFGVSFTTYVSSLRVEQTKQLLIRSDLSITEIAFKVGFQSMSQFNRTFKDFEQQTPSTFRKRTKGSGQRPRWTSVD
- a CDS encoding transporter, with the protein product MKLACLVCLLGSVAWAQSDPTRTDNENFEQTEVTSSDEGFSNAIRPITNPVYFDLPLPMSNIHPFFINQNMPGSISTTAGDLSLGGNFQVYAVQAEFALDETISLIAAKDGYIVFDPDSTLTSDSGFANLAAGAKWAFYYDPEDQLAVALKAIFEFPTGSRGVFQGGNYSAATPSISFIKIWDEIQVIGQVGAILPFNDSGSKEINTSWHASYNVKDFFFPLVELNTFHVVDTGNGSPRYPAQAGGAVPGIVTFEGGDLINFGASNSDQHDIVTLGFGFRVRPLDSLDVGFAFEIPLTQSNTNLMENRTTVDVVWRF